One Rosa chinensis cultivar Old Blush chromosome 5, RchiOBHm-V2, whole genome shotgun sequence genomic region harbors:
- the LOC112201658 gene encoding uncharacterized protein LOC112201658, whose amino-acid sequence MVFGLYRSGAKRQFCKLLRKESRTQNKILYFISLVFKTRSISCQADNNDNKSDLHPLLWADSIILEVMDLIKGWRSCAVTTLGRDGSDLTATTIGKARWQELDHVVEELERIVVVNLFRTDQ is encoded by the exons ATGGTCTTTGG ATTGTATAGGAGTGGAGCCAAAAGACAGTTTTGTAAATTGTTGCGAAAAGAATCCAGAACCCAGAATAAGATTCTCTATTTCATATCACTTGTATTCAAGACTCGAAGCATATCGTGTCAGGCCGACAACAACGACAACAAGAGTGACCTGCATCCGCTGCTTTG GGCTGATTCTATTATCCTAGAGGTCATGGATCTGATCAAG GGGTGGAGATCATGTGCAGTGACCACGCTGGGTAGAGATGGTAGTGACTTGACAGCTACAACCATTGGTAAAGCACGTTGGCAGGAACTTGACCATGTTGTGGAAGAACTGGAGAGAATTGTTG
- the LOC112202243 gene encoding protein NRT1/ PTR FAMILY 2.7 → MENGSRSHTGESQIISSDSSSRRGGWITFPFIIGAIMGLSLAVGGWLSNLIVFLIQEFNVKSIDAAQIANVVNGSSCFFPVIGAIIADSFFGPFLVISISSCISLLGIVFLALTTTFDSLKPQSCLIGSEICQPTSTLQYTILYTGIALASIGLGGTRFTLATMGANQLDKPKNQATFFNWYFIGIYFASTVALTVIVYIEDNVGFKWGFGLAVAGNVIGLVIFLSGTRFYHFNKPQGSPFVGLARVIVATTWKRNLPLSSESKDYCYYGHEGVTNRVATTPSRSFSFLNRAAQKAEGDIKPDGTIAKPWRLCTVQQVEDFKTLIRIMPLWSTTIFLSTPIGIQGSLTILQALTMDRHLGPHFQIPAGSVVAVILVSGIIFLALIDRLLCPMWKKLTGHFPTPLQRIGLGHVLNVFTMAVSALVESKRLKFSQDHPGATTVPMLALWLFPQLVLVGVGEAFHFPGQVSLYYQEFPSSLKSTATAMISLVIGIAFYLGTGLINLVQKVTRWLPDNINNGRLENVYWMLVVIGVVNFGYYLVCAKLYKYQNVQDTDADGSLESDKKCCFFFF, encoded by the exons ATGGAGAATGGCTCCCGCTCCCACACCGGTGAATCCCAAATCATATCATCTGATTCCAGTAGCAGACGCGGTGGTTGGATCACTTTCCCCTTCATCatcg GGGCTATAATGGGCTTATCACTTGCAGTGGGAGGATGGCTCTCAAATTTGATAGTATTTCTGATTCAAGAATTCAATGTGAAGAGTATTGATGCTGCTCAGATTGCAAACGTGGTTAACGGTTCTTCCTGCTTTTTCCCAGTCATTGGAGCAATTATAGCAGACTCTTTCTTTGGCCCTTTCTTGGTCATCTCCATTTCTTCCTGCATTTCCTTGCTG GGTATTGTTTTTTTGGCATTAACTACTACATTCGATTCGTTAAAGCCTCAATCTTGTTTAATCGGATCAGAAATATGCCAGCCAACCTCAACTCTGCAATATACAATCTTGTATACGGGTATAGCTTTGGCATCAATTGGCTTGGGAGGTACACGCTTTACCCTAGCAACAATGGGAGCTAATCAATTGGATAAGCCTAAAAATCAAGCAACTTTCTTTAACTGGTACTTCATTGGCATATACTTTGCTTCAACCGTAGCTCTAACTGTCATCGTGTACATAGAGGACAATGTGGGTTTTAAATGGGGTTTTGGCCTAGCTGTTGCTGGCAATGTTATTGGCTTGGTCATTTTCTTATCTGGAACCCGTTTCTACCATTTTAATAAGCCTCAAGGGAGTCCATTTGTGGGTTTAGCTCGTGTCATTGTTGCTACTACCTGGAAAAGGAATCTCCCACTCTCATCTGAAAGCAAGGATTATTGTTACTATGGGCATGAGGGAGTGACCAACAGGGTGGCTACAACACCAAGCAGGAGCTTCAG TTTCCTTAACCGTGCAGCACAGAAAGCTGAAGGAGACATCAAACCAGACGGGACAATTGCAAAGCCATGGAGATTATGCACAGTTCAACAAGTAGAAGATTTCAAGACCCTTATAAGAATAATGCCATTATGGTCAACAACCATATTCTTAAGTACCCCAATTGGAATCCAAGGCAGCTTGACTATCTTGCAGGCTCTAACCATGGACCGTCACCTAGGGCCTCATTTTCAAATACCAGCTGGGTCTGTTGTAGCCGTCATTCTAGTTTCCGGTATCATCTTTCTCGCCCTCATTGATAGGTTATTATGTCCCATGTGGAAGAAGTTAACTGGTCATTTTCCGACACCCCTCCAACGCATAGGATTAGGCCACGTGCTAAACGTGTTCACCATGGCAGTTTCAGCACTGGTAGAGTCTAAAAGGCTTAAATTTTCCCAAGACCATCCTGGTGCAACTACTGTCCCCATGTTGGCATTGTGGCTCTTCCCACAATTGGTTTTGGTTGGTGTTGGAGAGGCATTTCATTTTCCAGGACAAGTTTCTTTGTATTACCAAGAATTTCCTTCGTCGCTGAAAAGCACAGCAACAGCGATGATCTCGTTGGTTATCGGGATTGCATTTTATTTAGGGACAGGTTTGATTAATCTGGTTCAGAAGGTTACAAGATGGCTACCAGACAACATAAACAATGGGAGGCTAGAGAATGTGTATTGGATGCTAGTTGTAATTGGAGTGGTAAACTTTGGTTATTATTTAGTCTGTGCCAAGTTGTACAAGTATCAAAATGTACAGGATACGGATGCGGATGGTAGTTTGGAATCTGATAAGaagtgttgttttttttttttttga